DNA from Pseudophryne corroboree isolate aPseCor3 chromosome 7, aPseCor3.hap2, whole genome shotgun sequence:
TTAACCCTTTGTTTCCTTATAGTGAACGCTGACTTGCTGGAAGCTATTTCATCTGAAGCATTGCCTGATTTCAGAAGATATCATCCGCTGCAACTGTATTACAGAGTCTGTGTTTTGTGTATGTGCCCAATTACCCTCATTTCTCATATgtataacactccccccccccccccccccccaccaccaccaccatttaaAGATCATCTTACAACCTAGTTTGAATTACAATCCATTTATTCatcatataaataatataaatatacaaacatacatagaaTTATAAGCATAAGATGGAAAAATATCAGTACATAAATAGTTTCTCCCTCCGTCCTAATACGTGCAATGCTCTGCAGGAGTCACTGACGCCGTGCGGATATACGTCCAGAGAAATATAAAGTGCCAGACACGTGACATCatccagtgcaaaaaaaaaaagtacgaTGACATCATCATGAAAGTAAAATAGCAGCATCTTAAAACATAAATAAGCGTTTCCTTAAATAAAGCATTAAATATAAATATTGCTTAAATAGAGGGTTTTACAAGAACGCTGTTTTGTCCCATTATTCTCGTAAATCAGTGCATTTATACAGGAGCTTCAGGATGTGTCTGCCTCTCTAATCTGTGGCTCATTAGCGGTATaccatttatttatctatttacccATGTCTAGTGCCAGTGACTACAGTATGTTAATGAGCCCAAGGTGTCGCAGATATCTGCTTTCAAGCAGTGCAAAATAAGTAGCGctcctgctgtggaactacaactcCAAGCGTGCCCTGCCTGTTGGAGGGCGCAGTCATTGCAGGCCTGGAAACATCCAGAGAGCACGTGCCACACTCAGGGCAACTTCTGCAATCCTGGCGGGAACAATAAGACTGAATCAGATTCTCATGACTGATGAAGCATCTCAGATACATAGCAACCAACCACCTTTGCTAGGAGCCTTTGCGCCACCTGCTGGCACAGATGAGGAATGACAACGTGCAGTAAGGAAGCTCTGAGGATGACAGCTATAGCTGTGGTACCTAGTTTTTGTCCTTACATGGAAATGTTAAAAATGTTCCCATCACCTGCACACAGTGGAGGCGGCCATTTAATGGGCGGAGCCAACAATGAGGAGTCGTTAGGCCTTCATGAAACTTTTCTACTTAATGACACATAACTTTCTAAACTTATTCTGCTCGGAGTCCTCGCTCGGCTCCTGCGGCGTTTGTAGGGTGTTTGCCTTGGTTCACCCCGCTAGCAGAAAATACAGTAGTCCAGgtgagactgtggggtctatttactaagccttggggagagataaagtaccagccaatcagctcctaactgccatgttactggctgtgtttaaaaaaatgacaggagctgattggctggtactttatctccctccgctttatctctctccaaagcttagtatatTCTGTAATCCATCCTAAATACGGCATAATGGTGCCACGCTCTCTTTCAGACCTTCAGAAGGAGACCAGCTCCTGAAAAATTGAGGACCTGACAAGAAGAGGCTAGAACAGGATAGAAATTGTGCAAAGACCCACAGAATTCCCTACGCCAAAGGCAGTAAGCTCTGCTGCCTACTCCTTGACCTGACCATGCCCAAGGCCCTGAAGCCCTCCATCCATCCTCACTCTACTACCTCTGTTTCTCTTTAGTATATTTGTTCATTGGCTTAAAACCATCTCCTTCCTTTGTGCGTTGGGTCCTAGAACCTGCAGCAGTCCTTTTTCTCTTGCCCAACGCTCTCCCTTCTGCTTCGTGGCCCTCTCAGAAGAGCTATGTCCTTGGGCACTCTCATCAGCCAGTCCCTGTATTCTCTGCATAGCACGTAGCCTCTCACCTTCCTCTTGATCTCGCTGTCACTGGTGGAAGCCCAGCTCAGGGGCTCAGGGTGGATGGATGGGGGTTGGTAGCCCAGGATGATCATGGCTGTATTTAGGTTACTCAGCAAAGCCTCGGAGGACCTCCGAGAAGCCTCCAGGAGCTTGTGCAGATCTGCTGCCTCTGGATTCAGGTTGTACTGATCGTCCTGGACCAGCTGGAGGAACTCGGAGATGGCTGAGAAAGCATCCCTGTCCAGCAGCAGACGTTCTCCCGGGCAGAGACATCTCCACGTCCTGAAGCCCAGGGCAGCGGTGGGTAGGCCCTTCTCCAGCCAGTAG
Protein-coding regions in this window:
- the LOC134945741 gene encoding cardiotrophin-2-like isoform X1; its protein translation is MMLNTYLHYQGTPFSDPGFNFPYWLEKGLPTAALGFRTWRCLCPGERLLLDRDAFSAISEFLQLVQDDQYNLNPEAADLHKLLEASRRSSEALLSNLNTAMIILGYQPPSIHPEPLSWASTSDSEIKRKVRGYVLCREYRDWLMRVPKDIALLRGPRSRRESVGQEKKDCCRF
- the LOC134945741 gene encoding cardiotrophin-2-like isoform X2 codes for the protein MMLNTYLHYQGTPFSDPGFNFPYWLEKGLPTAALGFRTWRCLCPGERLLLDRDAFSAISEFLQLVQDDQYNLNPEAADLHKLLEASRRSSEALLSNLNTAMIILGYQPPSIHPEPLSWASTSDSEIKRKEL